Proteins from one Impatiens glandulifera chromosome 2, dImpGla2.1, whole genome shotgun sequence genomic window:
- the LOC124923728 gene encoding glycine-rich cell wall structural protein 1.8-like isoform X2, with protein sequence MSEEHHRRPHLFGHEKKQQQDDEDYRPSITEEDVGRGGSYNKGPDSGYGGSNDDVKSGGYGGGGYDDGVKSGGYGGGGYDDGVKSGTGYGGSGYDDGVKSGGYGGGGYDGDKPVLESGGYGGGGYDNKAESGGYGSGGTDNYEAPKGRHDDYNEKKKYDEDESKYEGAGYGGGGEEKEVEESHEDYGKEKKHHSRLEKFGELGTVAAGTFALYEKHEAKKDPENAGRHKIVEEVAAVAAVGSGGFAFHEHHEKKEAKQDEEEQEEKEQGKKKHHFF encoded by the exons atgtctGAGGAGCACCACCGCCGTCCTCATCTCTTTGGCCACGAGAAGAAGCAGCAGCAAGATGACGAGGATTACCGTCCTAGTATAACTGAAGAAGATGTCGGCCGTGGTGGCAGCTACAACAAGGGCCCTGACTCCGGCTACGGTGGTAGCAACGATGATGTCAAATCCGGTG GTTATGGTGGCGGTGGCTACGATGATGGCGTCAAATCCGGTGGTTATGGTGGAGGTGGCTACGATGATGGAGTCAAATCCGGTACTGGTTATGGTGGCAGTGGCTACGATGATGGCGTCAAATCCGGTGGTTATGGTGGAGGTGGCTACGATGGTGACAAGCCCGTCCTTGAATCCGGTGGTTATGGTGGCGGTGGTTATGATAACAAGGCTGAATCCGGCGGTTATGGATCAGGTGGGACTGACAATTATGAAGCGCCAAAAGGAAGACACGAtgattataatgaaaaaaagaaatatgatgAGGATGAGAGTAAATATGAAGGAGCTGGTTACGGCGGTGGCGGCGAGgagaaggaggtggaggagTCACACGAGGATTATGGGAAGGAGAAGAAGCACCACAGTCGCCTTGAGAAGTTTGGAGAGTTGGGCACTGTAGCCGCGGGTACTTTTGCCCTG TACGAGAAGCATGAGGCGAAGAAGGATCCAGAGAATGCGGGAAGGCATAAGATAGTGGAAGAGGTGGCGGCGGTGGCGGCTGTTGGGTCCGGTGGGTTCGCCTTCCACGAGCACCATGAGAAGAAGGAAGCTAAACAAGATGAAGAAGAACAGGAAGAGAAAGAACAGGGTAAAAAGAAGCATCATTTCTTCTAA
- the LOC124926373 gene encoding pentatricopeptide repeat-containing protein At2g15630, mitochondrial, which translates to MKSLKTFNFRIVTTVLAETQGQSIGHFCTVSVIKPTPSSIPSTPTSHKSLPVTAQSLQESILACQWDCVKQLLPTHNTDPLLVSHVLYNLRSNPDLVLKFIEQIDGRLLDIESHCLGIVIVSRLPSRKHGLQQMKKMITSHGATNTDIFDHLMSAIRRLDISSSTALDLLIEAFCELNMVEAAFECFCMIKEKGGILPKIETCNKVLSVLIRIGLTEKAWLLYAEMFRLKINSTVCTFNIMINLLCKEGKLKKAKEFVPFMEKLGFKPNVVTYNTIINGYSLRRNSEGARSVFEMMKAKGIDPDSYTFGSLINGLCKEGRVEEAIELVKEMEEMKLVPTVVTYNAFVDLYCSKGDLNRAYHWRDEMLRKDIIPNVSTYNMLIHALFMEGKLVEVDDMIEEMKRRKIFSDAITYNTLINGYCRCGDVKKAFNLHDEMISKGIRPTKVTYTSLISVLSKRNKMKEADDLFVRIRQEKEAGIVPDLVMFNALIDGHCANKNFEQAFRLLKEMDKLNVVADEVTYNSIMSGYCREGRVEEACTLLDEMKRKGIKPDHISYNTLISGYSKKGDMKDAFRMRDEMISLGLDPTLLTYNALIQGLCKIKEGEHAEKLLREMVRKGIKPNNTTYFCLIEGMGQIVAEEEIS; encoded by the coding sequence ACTTCTGCACAGTTTCTGTCATTAAACCCACACCATCTTCAATTCCATCAACTCCTACCAGCCACAAAAGCTTGCCTGTCACCGCCCAGTCCTTGCAAGAATCTATATTAGCTTGTCAGTGGGATTGCGTCAAACAGTTGTTACCCACACACAATACGGACCCCCTTTTAGTCTCACATGTATTATACAATCTACGTTCGAACCCAGATTTGgttttgaaatttattgaacAAATCGATGGTCGCCTTCTGGACATTGAGTCCCATTGCCTAGGTATAGTCATAGTCTCACGCCTTCCCTCCCGGAAACATGGCTTACAacagatgaagaagatgataacTTCTCATGGTGCGACCAATACAGATATATTTGACCATTTAATGAGCGCCATCAGGCGTCTTGATATCTCGAGCTCGACTGCGTTGGATTTACTTATCGAGGCGTTTTGTGAATTAAACATGGTAGAAGCTGCTTTTGAGTGCTTCTGCATGATAAAGGAGAAGGGGGGGATATTACCCAAGATTGAAACTTGTAATAAAGTGTTGAGTGTGTTAATTAGGATAGGTCTGACGGAGAAGGCTTGGCTTCTTTATGCAGAGATGTTTAGGCTGAAAATTAATTCGACTGTATGCACATTCAATATTATGATTAACCTTTTATGCAAGGAAGGGAAGTTAAAGAAAGCCAAGGAATTCGTTCCGTTTATGGAGAAGTTAGGATTTAAGCCAAATGTTGTTACGTATAACACAATCATAAATGGCTACTCTTTGAGGAGGAACTCTGAAGGGGCCCGAAGTGTATTCGAAATGATGAAAGCGAAAGGAATCGACCCAGATTCCTACACATTTGGTTCTTTGATTAATGGATTGTGTAAGGAGGGAAGGGTTGAGGAGGCAATTGAACTTGTTAAGGAAATGGAGGAAATGAAGTTGGTTCCAACTGTTGTGACGTATAATGCATTCGTTGACTTGTATTGCAGTAAGGGAGATCTGAATAGAGCTTATCATTGGAGGGATGAGATGCTTAGGAAAGACATAATCCCAAATGTATCGACATATAATATGTTGATTCATGCATTATTCATGGAGGGTAAGCTTGTGGAAGTTGATGATATGATTGAAGAGATGAAAAGAAGGAAGATTTTTTCTGATGCCATAACTTACAACACATTAATCAACGGTTATTGTAGGTGTGGAGATGTGAAGAAAGCCTTTAACCTTCACGACGAGATGATAAGTAAAGGGATTCGGCCGACAAAGGTGACGTACACTTCACTTATCAGTGTCTTGAGCAAACGGAACAAAATGAAGGAAGCAGATGATCTGTTTGTAAGGATAAGACAGGAGAAGGAGGCTGGTATCGTGCCTGATCTGGTGATGTTCAATGCATTGATCGATGGACACTGTGCAAACAAGAACTTTGAACAGGCTTTTCGACTTTTGAAGGAGATGGACAAATTGAATGTTGTAGCGGATGAAGTAACCTACAATAGTATAATGTCGGGTTATTGTAGAGAGGGTAGAGTTGAAGAAGCTTGTACTCTTCTCGATGAGATGAAAAGAAAGGGTATAAAGCCCGATCATATAAGTTATAACACATTAATCAGTGGGTATAGTAAAAAAGGGGACATGAAGGATGCCTTCAGAATGAGAGATGAGATGATAAGCTTGGGTTTAGATCCGACGTTATTGACTTACAATGCATTAATACAAGGCTTATGCAAGATCAAAGAGGGTGAACATGCAGAAAAGCTCTTAAGAGAAATGGTTAGGAAAGgaatcaaacctaataacacCACTTACTTTTGCTTAATTGAAGGAATGGGACAAATTGTTGCAGAAGAGGAGATAAGCTAA
- the LOC124923689 gene encoding TATA-binding protein-associated factor 2N-like: MSNFFGQDSNQQQDDRNDRSYNSSDNPNRGGSDSSYRTGGMTGGNDSGYGGGSYDQGRNESGGYGGSGGGGYDGDRSGSQSGGYGGGGGYDGDRSGSQSGGYGGGGGYDGDRSGSQTGGYGTGGGGYDSNMSSSQSGGYGGGGGYESNRSNSQSGGYGGSGGYNGGNSGGYGSGGGYDGGQEKQRRESRDDYEKEKKHHNHLEKLGEFGTAAAGAYALVLT, encoded by the exons ATGTCTAACTTCTTTGGCCAAGACAGTAACCAACAGCAGGATGACAGAAATGATAGATCTTATAACTCTTCAGATAATCCTAATAGAGGTGGATCAGACAGTTCTTACCGTACTGGTGGTATGACTGGCGGCAATGACTCCGGCTATGGTGGTGGCAGCTACGACCAGGGCCGTAATGAATCCGGTG GTTATGGTGGCAGCGGCGGCGGCGGCTATGATGGCGACAGGTCCGGCTCTCAATCCGGTGGTTATGGTGGAGGTGGTGGCTACGATGGAGACAGGTCTGGCTCTCAATCCGGTGGTTATGGTGGAGGTGGTGGCTACGATGGCGACAGGTCTGGTTCTCAAACCGGTGGTTATGGTACTGGAGGTGGTGGCTACGATAGcaacatgtcaagctctcaatCCGGTGGTTATGGTGGCGGTGGTGGCTACGAAAGCAACAGGTCAAACTCTCAATCCGGTGGTTATGGTGGCAGTGGTGGCTACAATGGCGGAAACTCTGGTGGTTATGGTAGTGGTGGTGGCTATGATGGCGGGCAGGAGAAGCAGAGGCGGGAGTCACGCGACGATTATGAGAAGGAGAAGAAGCACCACAACCACCTTGAGAAATTGGGAGAATTCGGCACTGCGGCCGCGGGTGCTTATGCCTTGGTACTTACGTAA
- the LOC124923690 gene encoding abscisic stress-ripening protein 2-like, producing MEEEKKQHHGLFSHHKDESGEKEEKHHKHMEHLGEFGAATAGAIALHEKHEAKKDPEHSHRHKIEEEIAAAAAVGSAGYSRHEHHDIKEAEKHQDHDKKNHHHF from the exons atggaagaagagaaaaagcaGCACCACGGGCTCTTTTCTCACCACAAGGATGAGTCGGGAGAGAAGGAAGAGAAGCATCATAAGCATATGGAACACCTCGGAGAATTTGGGGCTGCCACCGCCGGAGCAATTGCATTG CATGAGAAGCACGAGGCTAAGAAGGATCCGGAGCACAGTCACAGGCACAAGATAGAGGAAGAGATTGCAGCGGCGGCGGCGGTTGGATCGGCCGGATACAGCAGACACGAGCACCACGACATCAAGGAGGCAGAGAAACATCAAGATCATGACAAGAAGAATCACCACCACTTCTGA
- the LOC124923728 gene encoding ATP-dependent RNA helicase A-like isoform X1 — protein sequence MSEEHHRRPHLFGHEKKQQQDDEDYRPSITEEDVGRGGSYNKGPDSGYGGSNDDVKSGGYGGGGYDDGVKSGGYGGGGYDDGVKSGGYGGGGYDDGVKSGTGYGGSGYDDGVKSGGYGGGGYDGDKPVLESGGYGGGGYDNKAESGGYGSGGTDNYEAPKGRHDDYNEKKKYDEDESKYEGAGYGGGGEEKEVEESHEDYGKEKKHHSRLEKFGELGTVAAGTFALYEKHEAKKDPENAGRHKIVEEVAAVAAVGSGGFAFHEHHEKKEAKQDEEEQEEKEQGKKKHHFF from the exons atgtctGAGGAGCACCACCGCCGTCCTCATCTCTTTGGCCACGAGAAGAAGCAGCAGCAAGATGACGAGGATTACCGTCCTAGTATAACTGAAGAAGATGTCGGCCGTGGTGGCAGCTACAACAAGGGCCCTGACTCCGGCTACGGTGGTAGCAACGATGATGTCAAATCCGGTGGTTATGGTGGCGGTGGCTATGATGATGGCGTCAAATCCGGTGGTTATGGTGGCGGTGGCTACGATGATGGCGTCAAATCCGGTGGTTATGGTGGAGGTGGCTACGATGATGGAGTCAAATCCGGTACTGGTTATGGTGGCAGTGGCTACGATGATGGCGTCAAATCCGGTGGTTATGGTGGAGGTGGCTACGATGGTGACAAGCCCGTCCTTGAATCCGGTGGTTATGGTGGCGGTGGTTATGATAACAAGGCTGAATCCGGCGGTTATGGATCAGGTGGGACTGACAATTATGAAGCGCCAAAAGGAAGACACGAtgattataatgaaaaaaagaaatatgatgAGGATGAGAGTAAATATGAAGGAGCTGGTTACGGCGGTGGCGGCGAGgagaaggaggtggaggagTCACACGAGGATTATGGGAAGGAGAAGAAGCACCACAGTCGCCTTGAGAAGTTTGGAGAGTTGGGCACTGTAGCCGCGGGTACTTTTGCCCTG TACGAGAAGCATGAGGCGAAGAAGGATCCAGAGAATGCGGGAAGGCATAAGATAGTGGAAGAGGTGGCGGCGGTGGCGGCTGTTGGGTCCGGTGGGTTCGCCTTCCACGAGCACCATGAGAAGAAGGAAGCTAAACAAGATGAAGAAGAACAGGAAGAGAAAGAACAGGGTAAAAAGAAGCATCATTTCTTCTAA